The genomic interval TGAATAATCTAGTTGTGCCACATGGCATCCtttatgtggttgtaaactaacattttgatcaaatgaagtagaaacaggtttgcaattaaattgatcaaatttctttagcactTTCTCAATGTAATGAGATTGAGATAAACCAATATTTACTCCAtctctaatgattttaattcctaaaatcatATCTGCTTCacctaaatctttcatatcaaaattttttgataagaaagttttagttttttctaccTCATCTAAGTTGGTGCCaaagattaacatatcatccacatataaacaaatcataacaccATTTCCATTATCAAATTTACTATAAACGCACTTGTCAGATTTATTTACTTTGTGTCCATTAGAAAGCAAAACTTTATCAAACTTTTGGTGCCATTGTTTgggtgcttgttttaacccgTATAAGGATTTAGTCAATTTACACACTTTATGTTATTGCCCTTTGATAACAAATCCTTCAGGTTGTTTCATATACACCTCTTCATCTAACTCTCTGTTTAGGAAAgcagttttaacatccatttgatggatTACAAACTTATAGATAGAAGCTAGTGCCAAAAGCACTCTTATGGATGCAATTCTTGCAACAggtgcataagtatcaaagtagtcGATACCTTTTTTTTGTGTAAATCCTTTGGCAACAAGTCtagctttgaatttatcaatggtaccatcaactttcattttcttcttaaagatccatttacaacctattggtttggatCCAGGTGGGAGGTCTACCAATTTCCAAGTTTAATTCCCCATGATTGAGTCCCCATGATTGAGTTCATTTCCTCTTGGATGACTTCTTTCCAAAAGGAAGAGTCTTGAGACTTTATTGCCTCTTCATATGTGTTTGGGTCACTCTCTAAATTGTAGCAAATTGGTCCATAACGGTTACTGGAATCATTTGTACCTTCTACAAGGAACATAAAGAAGTCTAGGCcataatctttttcttttctagcTCTTTTACTTCTTCTGGGTTCTgaacatgtcaaagtatcattaTTAGATACATTATTTTCTAGGCTTTGTACATTATTTTTTGGGATGTGAAATTgagttaaatctattttcttgaaaaattgcatctcTTGACTCAATCACTGTGTTAATAGGATATGAGTCATTAGATTCAACAACCATGAATCTATAGGCCTTGCTATTTTCAGCATAGCCCAGAAATACACTTTCAATTCCTCTTTCtcccaatttctttctttttggttcaGGAACCTTAACAATTGCTCTACATCCCCAAACTTTTATGTAGTTAAGATtgggttttcttttcttccagagTTCATATGGGGTTATCTTGTTCCTTTTATTGGGAACTCTATTTAGCAAATAACATGCAGTTAACATGGCTTCACCCCAATAACCTTTAGATAGACCAGAATAGGATAACATAGCATTCACCATTTCTTCTAATaccctatttttcctttctgcaattccattttgttgtggggaatatggtgcagttgtttgaTGCACAATACCAGTGGACTCAAAATACTCAGGATGATAGAACTCTCCTCCTCTATCACTTCTAAAACATTTaataaaagtttcatgttgaagttctacttgtgctttaaatattttaaatttgtctaaaacttcattcttagagtgcattaaataaacataacaaaatctagagtaatcatcaataaaagtgacaaaataCTTTGTACCACCAATTGTAGGCCAACCATGTAAATCGCATACATCAGagtgaattaaatctaataccTTAGAACTTCTTNNNNNNNNNNNNNNNNNNNNNNNNNNNNNNNNNNNNNNNNNNNNNNNNNNNNNNNNNNNNNNNNNNNNNNNNNNNNNNNNNGtcggaattaaatttgatttcatcatatcattcaattttctaaagttaatatgtcctagtcgcatatgccataaatcacaaGACTCAACAATATAAGCagaaatcatattattattatagttactaataacattacatttgaACATATTCTCACAAAGGTAACCCTTCCCTACAAACATACCACCTTTAGAGAGAATAAATTTATCTCCCTAAAATACACATTTGAAACCAAACTTATTAAGTAAAGGTACAGAAATCAAGTTCTTCATAACATCGGgaacataaaatacatctttaagagtAAGTACTTTTCCAGAAATGAATTCAATCTCCACTATTCCTTTTCCTTTGACTTGGACAGTTGAGGCATTTTCCATGTACAAAATActtccatcttcttcatcaatggTCTTAAATAGTTCTTTGTTTTTGCACACATGGCGGGTAGCACCAGAGTCTATCCACCAAGattcaacatcttcaatcatgttgagttcagaAATGACAGCAACAAGATTATCTTTTGTTGCACTTGAATTCTTCtctttgttcttctttttcaaGAACTTGCACTCATTTTTAAAGTGTTCTGGTTTTCCACAATGATAAcaacttccttttcttttctttcgttgttcattattaccattgtgtttttcatgagatttatcaaaatctcgatttcttttcttaaaNNNNNNNNNNNNNNNNNNNNNNNNNNNNNNNNNNTTAGTATCCTCTTGTTTACGATACTCTTCTTCTAAACGAAGGTGATTACCCAATTGCTCAAGTGATATGTCCTCTTTCTTATGTTTCATagattttttgaaatctttccAAGAAGGTGGAAGTTTGTCTATTATGGAGGATACAATAATGGTTTCATCCATGTGCATCTTATGTTGTTTGTAGTTATTAAGAATACGTTCAATTTCATGCATTTGTTCCATTACTGATTTACTATcaaccattttataattattaaattgagaaacaaaAAACTTCTTCCTTGTAGCGTCTTTTTGCATGTATCTTGACTCTAATTTCTCCCATAGTTCCTTTGCAGAGATGCTACTTTGATATATATCGAACAAGGAGTCAGACATTCCGTTGAGAATATGGCCCATCCATATATAGTCATCATTGTCCCACTTCTGCCTTTCTCTTGTTTCTGCTAATGTTTCCACTTCCTTCTCCAGCGGTCTTGGGGTGTTCAGGACATACACCACCTTCGAAGTTGTTAGAAggaatttcatctttttctgcCAACGGATAAAGCTTCCTCCATCGAATTTCTCcaacttcacaaaattagatgtcatttctttgagtgatgcaaccattgattgaaaataaaatcgaacctaaagattgttggaactgtgttggtgacaattgctgcaagacttgaatagtgaagttgttgatgaagattatatgtagcaaattccaaagcgtgttgttacactagcctttaggttcgattcgcccccaccaatcagatgcaaatgagataaccagcGAATCCCCTTCAGGGTACTTTAGAAACCTCgatatgatttgcactatcacaccaagaatatctttcaatagtatgttacaaaataatgttacctattcttttctcatgcattagaaaagaataagctgACTTAGTATATGAGAATGAGTGAAAGAAAATGGATGGCAAATACTTGAATTCGTTGTTTGCATTCTGTCCAAAGTGGCCCTATTTATAGGAAACTAATGTCACTTAGGAAAAAGTTGCAATTCTTCTTATGCCACTGTTTGTGAAGGGACATATATAATTACCGTTCATATATTAATTGAAGTTATGCAATGGTCTGGTGGCAAAACATTGTGCTTGTTCGCGCATGTTAGGAAAGAATGAACACAACCACTACACCAAAAACAATATCATATTATGTATAACAAATTATAGATACATATATTaccaatattttggaaatatctcacaTATGTAACATCTTTTCCCTTATCCCAATCGATCACAGGTTGAACCTCTAAAACCTGAACATGATTAGTAAACATAAATTAGTATTACTAAGTAAACTAATACCAGTTTTATAACAAATTACGTTTGTTGTAAACTGAgtaaaaacatattttgtttataacCGAATTAGTACCTTGCGACCGTGAGTTAATCGCAAATGTGGATAGTCTTTCATAATAGCATAAATGCGTTGTGCCACCATATCCCAATCCTATAAATTACATGaaacaaaatatgaagaaataaaGCAAGAGTGCTATAGCATAGCAAAGTTTGAACAAATTGCAATGATTTCacatttaatgtaaaatattgtcaaatagcagTGCTATAGTACTTTAAACatagtggaatttgaacaaTCTGTAAACTACTATTGACAACACTGCTACAAACTAGTATCTAGAGAGTATAGGCAATACCTTCTCGTCTACATTACGATAGTATACCGGGATGCAAAATTGATTGTTCTCAACTTTTGCTCTTTGATGTCTTTTGTACACTCAATGAGCAAGTTGAGTACCTGCATAAAAATGATGAGACATGTAGGATAACACATTTCATTATtgaagaaaatttgaaaattcagtgaagtattttcatatatatgatACATTATACATACCTCATCAATCATAGACAAGAATTCATCTGCAGGTTGGAATAAATTAACTTCATTATCCtgtaattttaaaagattataattcaaatttgacGCCTTATAAAAAGATAATTCTAAAAACACAATGCGAAGTCTTTTAGATTAGGTATATGAAAAACGACGGTTTAGATTAGAAATATATGAAAAACTTAAACAAAGAACACACGATATTTGATAATGGAGATCAGCAAATAGTACATATGTCTTGTAATATTTCAAGTTTAAGGTTTACAAATTATAACTTCTGTTTAAATACTACGATTCacataaaaaacaacatatGCTAAATAGAAATATCGAAAACTAGTACCATATTATCATATTGTCTTGGAGGACCAATAATGTCCATTCCATGACTACCAGCATAATAGAGATCTCTTACTCCAACAAATTCTTGTACCTGAGAAAATAGGGTGCAACAAAAGTTGGAATTAAAACCTAGTACAAAAATGTAAGTAGTTATTATCAATTTTGTGTTGTAAAATTATTCAACTACCTTTTGGCGGCATCTTCCGTTAATTATTGCGGTAAGAAAATATTATGCGATGCTTTTAACAGCGCCACACATCTGCAGATATTGCAGGACTAGTACAAGAGAAATCAAaacaagagaagaaaaataacagTAACATATGCAAGTAAAATATTACATACACTTTCGGACATAAAAGCATGATCAGGATTGTCAACGATCGGCGAAAGAGTCCCGTCATAATCGAGAAACATGactattttctttccttttgcAAATTTAGTAATTTGCTCAAAAGATGCAAGTGCTGATGGAAATTCTAACTGCAAAatcataaaaaacaaataaaacacaaaCAACTAATCAATATAACTAACTAATTATCTAGGCTGGTAACCTAATAGAAACTACGAAAATGAACAATGAGACACAAAAATTACATAAAGGGTGTTATAGTATGTGTTTTATATACCTGCCATGTTAAATACGCATCATCAGCATCAAAGGATACAACACCATTCTTGCGAGTAAGAGAAGATGATCTAATTACATCAAGATGAGCATTATGATTGTCCATTGGATCCAGGTTTATGGACAATTaacaactatttaaaaatcaaacttATATGAAAAACTAGCAGTATGTATGTATTGAGCAGgagcataaaaaaaataagaaattttattaaaaataataattattttaactctATCTATTAAGTTAGTTGATCAAAAAAACAGACTTAAAAAGATGATTTATTGAactgaatttatgatgtttaaatcggttaagttgaaccgacttaacaCAACACAACTTTGTTAAGTCGGTTCATGAAACGACTTAAAAACAACATGTTGATTAAGTCGTTTGTTGTTAACTCGGACACAGAACTGActtaaaatatacattttaaccgacttaaaaaggTAAAATTCTACTAGTGAGGTTAATGAAACTTTATGCGTTTGATATTAGTCACTTTACATTGTAAAATAACTTTTTCACtcaaaaagaaagtaaaatattttataaaatgctcacacaaataaaaaaagcaaaaatataCACGCTTTtcctaataaataaataattaaaaaatctgaCCAAGAATTTGACGAtgtcaaagtaaaaaaaatcaacaatattgaatttaaattaaatgcaAAGGAAAGTGACACAAAAGGTTCAAATTAAATACTAAAGTACATTACTACCAAACAATCGAAAGTCAACATATATACGTAatctctatttaaaaaaaacgtCAACAAGACTACacatttgaatttcaaaatctCGAAAAGACAAAAACATAAGattaaagagaagaagaaaaataaatggtACCTAATTTACGAAGCTTCAAGTCCACCTATGTCAAATTTTGAGTTCACAATACAAGTTCAACAACATAATACAATCATGAAAGTGGTGCTTATCGTATACgagattttattttgtaaaattgtcCAACTATTTTTTCACGGCATCTTCCACTAATTATTGTGGTCGGAAAATATTATGTCATGCTTTTAATAGCGGCACACATCTGCAGATATTGTAGGATCAGTATGAGAGAAATCAAaacaagagaagaaaaatagCAGCGTAGTGTTAGAAACACACTCTTTTTCGATATACTTGAACACCTTTTATTGTATTcacattttagaaaatatacCAATGATAAAAATCATGTCAGATACTGTGTTAAACAGTGTGTTGCTAGATAGAATTTCGTCTATGCATGATCAGGATTGTCAACAATCAGCGAAAGAGTCTCATCATAATCAAGAAAcaatactattttcttttctttctcaatGTTAGTAATTTGCTCCAAAGATGCAATTGCTAATGGAAATGCTAActgtaaaattataaaaaacaaatgaagCAGAAACAACTAATCaatataactaactaactaactactaTGTGTAATAGAAACCGCGAAAACGAACAATGAAGCactaaaaatcacataaaatgtATTATAGTATCTGTTTTATATATTTGCCATGTTAAATAATCAGCATCAAAGGATGTAACACCATGACCAATATCCATTGATATTTTCTTGTGAGAAGGGGAAGATGATCTCATTGCATCGAGGCAACCGTTGGAACGAACATCGTCAAGAATTCCTGTCTTTTTCCTTGGAATCGCTAGCGAAGGACCATGTAGAAAAGTTGTAGCACCTGTAGGAGAATATGAAAAACTTGAAGGCGTGTCGAGCCTTGATCTCGTCCTTGTTACGATTGAAGCATCAACAAGTCGAAGAGTATGATATGTCTTTAGGTCCATTGGATCCAGGTATATGGACAATTTTACCATACAACAACTGTTAGAAAAAACAAACTTGGTTCAAAAGTAAATAGATAcaaaaaacacaaatacaaaacaCAAGAGATTCGATCATGAAGGTTAACTAATTGTATTTTGCAACATTAACTATGAGTTATATCAAAAAGCCATCAAGTTATAAAACATAACAAACTTTTTCAAAACTTTGTTTGGtattgtaaattaattaatgaaaattgaAGACTAGTAAACTCAATGTGAATTGATGTCAACATCATAATGTGAATTATAAGTTGctattgattgtgtttttttaatgttcgtatgataaaaattaggattcaatcGATATCATGTTATTTTTGTCCATATATTTGACGACTCGAGATCATTTCATTgagatcaaattaaagaagttCAAGAACGTTGTgtggattttatttttgtattaattgaagaaaaagacGGTGCTTGaatatatgtctattgaatattgctaaatgtgattttgtaattttgttaatggaCATCTAAATCATTTTTTGTCTTGTCAACAATAGTAAAAAATGGGAGACATATTCTTTATACTCTATATTTTGTATGAACTTctgatattgtatattttggttattagatggttatataaaattgtgattgaaaGTACAAAATTGTGAgttgaaatttaatatgaaatattgtatatatgtatgtagGTATGTATGGAACAggagcataaaaaaaaaattattaaaaaaacaattattttaactcTACCTATAAAGTTAGTTGATCAAaagaaccgacttaaaaagatgatttgtttaaatttacttttaccTATGATCTACTTTAAAAAGATGTATGTATCCATGATatgttttaaacttttaattttgtcaaaagCTACTTTTATTTATGATCTACTTCTTGAATTAAGtgaatttcttttctttcctttgttttcttaaaaatcctaatttttgtCTAAATTGATAAATTCAGAGGCATATTTTACACgtttaaatttatcaatctaaacatgaatttgagaatataggtagatgataaaaaaaaaccatGTAAGTTAAAACTCATAATCGATTTTTcacatatttgaatttgaataatCTGTTGAGGTGACTAATTATTTTAGCCCGATATGCTCTTTTAATTTGAAGGGCTAACTAATGGCCTATTCTATTCTATTCTATTTTATATCgtattatatttcttttgatgaaataaacattagaaaatataatattaaaaattttataaatttattttaaaaataaattaaatatttattaaatttctgaaaagaaaactataatatataatttatgtcaaaatatcaaaatactGACATGATTTGGAGAGCTTTTTTTaacactttcttttttttttatgttaaatttttgtcctctaaaaaaaaattaacacacaaacaaatattatttcatccATCAagacacaaataaaaaattattttagaatgtaaataaatgTCCTAACAAGTGTATCAAAGTACGTAGGATCTCTTCTATACTGATTGGAGTTCAAGACTTTGAATGAGACATAGAGACAAAACATGAGTAAAGAACAAAGGGAGCAGGGACACTATATGAAACTCATAATGATATTTAGACTTATATAAAATAGgtactataaataaattaataacatctaAAGTATATTTGGAAAAACATTAACCCATTAAATTCTTCCTTAACTTgaaagaatcaaaataaaagaacaatTACAAATGTATTCCCTAATTTTCTTGTTAGGGGTAATATCCAATGGTGCAGAAagaatatgaattaaataataaattttttgacgGGGACAAAAATAATCTCTAGgcacattttttataatatttctggcatatatataattatgagCCAGAAATTTAATTTACGGCTATCAAAAAAGCTttgagaacaaaaaaaaaaactgaataatgataatattattCCTATCTTGAGAGGTCTTCAGAGCCAAATTCTGCTCCTAGAAACCCTTGAAATGTTCTCAACCAAACACAAAATCAGAATTTGTCTTTAATATATAGTATAGTAGAAGTATATTCTCCTCTATACATTATACTAATGAGATTGATTTCCATACCACAAGTGACTTGAGAAATTCCATAACCTGCATATACAACATTGTGGTACAACTTATGTCATAAAAACCTttatactattatatattacaTGTTTGGATTCACGACGAATTTAGTAAAATCACATTGAAATTatgattttgttgaaatttaaaagtGTAGCATTTGTTAAAATCACGATAGTATAGAGAATTCTATTAAGATGTTTGGCATAgggatttaaaatatttttggaaaacaatttctatattttaatatatatttgagattttttaaaaatttagaaggtAACATGATTTATGATCATGTAACATTTTAGTCACACTTCACTtattttttgaaacattttataaattatttattttcaagaagaaaataaaacttgTGAAAATTTGGAAATTGTTTTCGGCTTATTTTATAAGCTCTTCAAAGtaacttatgaaaacaacttataaaatattttgattttattttatgacaTGTCTAGTTTATAAACTACAAATTGCAACGAAAGAgtaaaaagaaacatataaacTAAATAACAATCACAAGAATTACCTCTGAAGGATCACAAAGAGAGTAAATTGCATTGCTTTCTTTAGGAGCAGAAGACACTAAGATTCCAAAACCTTTATTAAACTCACTCAGAACCTGTCACAGTCCATTTTTTATATCAGTGTTAATATAAGGAGAATATATATAGCAacgtaaaaaaaattgaagaacatGAAATTTAAGTATAGCATCACAACAACAAGTAACATATTAACCTTAAATGCATCTTCATCGGTCTGATCGTCCCCAATATATATAGCTAGCACGTCGTTGTCTTCGTTAAGTCCTAAATAAAAACATGTTTATGTAATTTAGTGGCTATAAAACACTGATTCTGACACAAACACCTAACATAACATGGACAATCACATGTGTCGGACGTAGCGACACGCCTGATTCTAGAGAAATTATGATCCtttaatacaataataaaaaaataaactcaccAAGTGATTCAAGCAAATATGTAACAGCTTTTCCCTTATCCCAATCGATCACTGGTCGAACCTCTAAAACCTGAACATGATTGGTAGACACACATTAGTATTACTTAGTAAACTACTAAAAATTTCGTAACAAATTATGTTTGTTGTAAAATGagtaaaataagtttttgtaTATAACGAATTAGTACCTTGCGACCGTGAGTTAATCGCAAATGTGGATAGTCTTTCAGAATATCATAAACAATTTGTGCCACCATATCCCAATTCTATACATCACATGAAACAAAATAAGAGGAAATAAAGCTAGTAGTGCTATAGCGtagcaaaatttgaacaaattgcaATGATTTCacatttaatacaaaatatttcaaatagtAGCACTATAGTACTTTAAACATATGAGAATTTGAACAATTTGTAATCTACGATTGACAACACTACTACAAACTAGTAACTAGAGAACAAATTAGTAACTAGAGAGTATATGCAATACCTCCTCGTCTACGTTACGATAGTGTACCGAGACACAAAATTTATTGTTCTCAACCTTTGCTCCTTTGATATCTTTTGTACATTCAATGAGCAAGCTAAGTACCTACATAAAAATAATGAGACAGTTAGGATAATACATTTCAATattgaagaaaattttgaaattcaatgaagtattttcatatatatgatACATTATACATTATATATACCTCATCAATCATAGGCAAGAATTCAGCTGCAGGCTGATATAAATTAACTTCATTACCCtgtaattttaaaagattataattcaaatttgagACCTTTTAGAAAGATACTACTAAAATGACTATGTGAAGTCttttaaaacacaaaaaaacacaaacaaagaaCACTCGATGTTTATTCATGTAGTTCGGCATATTATGCCTACATCTCCGACTACAGAATAACTACAATACACAAGTGTGTAAAAACGATAATTTAGatcattaaaatatgaaaaaacttaaaaaaagaaCATGTTATATTTGATAATGGAGATCAGAAAATAGTATCTATGTCTTGTAATATTTCAAGTTTAAAGTTTACAAATTATaacttttgtttaaatattacaGTTCAGATAAAAAACATATTGCAACATAGAAATCTCGAAAACACTTAGTACCTTATTATAAGTAGACCTAATGCAAGTAGGGTGCTTATCAGATTGTCTTGGAGGACCAATAATGTCCATTCCATGACTACCAGCATAATAAAGATCTGTTACTCCAACAAATTCATGTACCTGAGGAAATAGGATGCAAAAAAAGCTGGAATCAAAACCTAGTACAATCATGGAAGTGGTTATTATCAGGGTCGTCTCTGAGATTTTGTTTCGTAAAATTCTCCAACTACCTTTTCACGGCATCTTCCGCTAATTATTGCAGTAGGAAAATATTTTGCCATGCTTTTAACAGTGGCACGCATCTGCAGATATTGCAAGATTAGtttaagaaaaatcaaaataagagaagaaaaataacagTGTAGTGCTAGAAACACACTCTTTTTCGACATATTTGAACACTTATTTTTGTATTcacattttagaaaataaaccAATGATAAAAATGATGTCACATACTGTGTTAAAAAGTGTGTTTCTAACTAGCATTTTGTCTATGCAAGTAGAATATTACATACACTTTCAGACATGAAAGCATGGTCAGGATTGTCAACGATCGGCGAAAGAGTCCCGTCATAATCGAGAAACAATactattttctttccttttgcAAAGTTAGTAATTTGCTCAAAAGATGCAAGTGCTGAGGGAAATTCTAACtgcaaaatcataaaataaaattaaaaaaaacaaaatgaagcaGAAACAACTAATCaatataactaactaactaactagtATGTCTAATAGAAAATGCGAAAACAAACAATGAAgcataaaaaattacataaaggGTATTATAGTGTGTTTTATATACCTGCCATGTTAAATAAGCAGCATCAACATCAAAGAATGCAACACCATGACCAATATCCATTGATATTTTCTTGTTAGTAGGAGAAGATGATCTCATTGCATCGAGACAACCGTTGGAACGAACATCATCAAGAATTCCTGTCTTTTTCCTTGGAATCGCTAGCGAAGGACCATGTAGAAAAGTTGTAGCACCTGTAGGAGAACATGATAAACTTGAAGGCGTGCCGAGCCTTGATCTCGTCCTTGTTATGGTTGCAGCATCGGCAAGCCGATGAGTGTGATTTGTCTTTAGGTCCATTGGATCCAGGTCTATGGATAATTTTACCATACAACAACTATTAGAAAACAAAACTTGATTCAAAAGtaaacaaata from Cicer arietinum cultivar CDC Frontier isolate Library 1 chromosome 5, Cicar.CDCFrontier_v2.0, whole genome shotgun sequence carries:
- the LOC101506623 gene encoding probable trehalose-phosphate phosphatase F isoform X1, yielding MDLKTNHTHRLADAATITRTRSRLGTPSSLSCSPTGATTFLHGPSLAIPRKKTGILDDVRSNGCLDAMRSSSPTNKKISMDIGHGVAFFDVDAAYLTWQLEFPSALASFEQITNFAKGKKIVLFLDYDGTLSPIVDNPDHAFMSESMRATVKSMAKYFPTAIISGRCREKVHEFVGVTDLYYAGSHGMDIIGPPRQSDKHPTCIRSTYNKGNEVNLYQPAAEFLPMIDEVLSLLIECTKDIKGAKVENNKFCVSVHYRNVDEENWDMVAQIVYDILKDYPHLRLTHGRKVLEVRPVIDWDKGKAVTYLLESLGLNEDNDVLAIYIGDDQTDEDAFKVLSEFNKGFGILVSSAPKESNAIYSLCDPSELLYGKIVHIPGSNGPKDISYSSTC
- the LOC101506623 gene encoding probable trehalose-phosphate phosphatase F isoform X2, producing the protein MDLKTNHTHRLADAATITRTRSRLGTPSSLSCSPTGATTFLHGPSLAIPRKKTGILDDVRSNGCLDAMRSSSPTNKKISMDIGHGVAFFDVDAAYLTWQLEFPSALASFEQITNFAKGKKIVLFLDYDGTLSPIVDNPDHAFMSESMRATVKSMAKYFPTAIISGRCREKVHEFVGVTDLYYAGSHGMDIIGPPRQSDKHPTCIRSTYNKGNEVNLYQPAAEFLPMIDEVLSLLIECTKDIKGAKVENNKFCVSVHYRNVDEENWDMVAQIVYDILKDYPHLRLTHGRKVLEVRPVIDWDKGKAVTYLLESLGLNEDNDVLAIYIGDDQTDEDAFKVLSEFNKGFGILVSSAPKESNAIYSLCDPSEVMEFLKSLVVWKSISLV